In Setaria italica strain Yugu1 chromosome IX, Setaria_italica_v2.0, whole genome shotgun sequence, the genomic stretch GGTCCCACCCCCACGACGCGGGCACCACACCACCTCCCGGCTCCCCACCTGCACGCCATTCCTCCACGCGCTTCCGGATTCAAAATTTCCCTCGAGACCGCGCCGTGGGCAGGCCACCCGccaccccctccgccgccgcccagcagcgGACGGCGCGAGTTGGGCCAGCCGCGCGCGTCCGTGGGGGATCGTGCGGTCGCGTCCGCTCCGCGCGGCACGCGCGTGGGTTGCGGAACGGGACTGGAGATGGGCTAGTGGGGCTTGGGGGTATTCTGGTGAAATTTCTCCGAGATCCGGTGGTACTTGAGGCGACAGGGCCTCTCCGGGCGCGATTTGGTCCATGGATTTGCGGAAACGACCCTCGATTTCCATGAATTCAAACGGGCGCACCCAAACACGCAGTGGGGAAAATTTGAACGGGCGCACCAAAGTCGCAAGGCACTGGGGACATCGGTGAAGCAAAGCAAGTTTGATTTCTACGGCAATTAACAGCTTCACTGAGCATTTGCTTCAGGCGTAATTTTTACTAGAGATAGCTGCATTGTTTGGCAACGAATGATTTTAATAACAACGTGGAAAATACGGTAACCAGACAATATGTTTTAGTCAGGAATCAAGAAGAGCTACGGTGGTGGAATAATTTGCGTATATACACTCCGTTGCAAATCTTAAATCATCATTTTTTGTTTGTCTTAAGTGACCAAGTTATAGGAAAAATGCATAAATATTTACAACAGGAAACTAGTTTCACTAGATAGACCATAAAATATATTTTGGTAGTACATTTATTTTATACATAttagtattttttataaatttctTTAAAATTAGATAAATTTTACTTAAAACacatgacttataatttgaatgAAACCGAGTGAGTATTTTTATGAAGGAATACTCTTCATGATACATTGTATTCATGATAAATATTTTTGGAATTAAATGATTTTAATTTACATAAGATTTGTATGAGGCATCGTCAGTATTTAAAGAAAAAACTTTCATTTAATGTTTCACCACAACTTACATGCCACCCAATGTTTGCCTCATATGCGGGGATCCTAGTTCCATAACACAAGTCAGCCGCGCATAGTTTTGAATAACATATTTATTGAAGTGACTATTTTGTGATCATCACCCATAGCATTACCACATTAGTTACCATGCACTACCCAAATACACTCTCACAAAAAAAAGTTAGCTGTGGTTTAAAATAAAACTCTTTATATGAATGTATTTGTTAGCTTTTGCAATGAAAAGATGAAAATAGTTCTATGAACACATGTTTCTTTTACCATCACATCAAAATCTGGTGAACCTTATTCATCCTTTACCTCCCCCACCCATCGAACTCCTTTCTAATGCGAGCTTGGATGATGACTTTCTCTCCTCAATTCAGACATTCTGAGCTAATCTCGCAAGCCAAGATGTGCCCATTCCGACATCATTCAATGATGGCATTTCACATCTCACATATTGGGTTATGCAACCGTTGCTCCATGCACATCTGCCATCACTTCTAGTTTACTCTCCCATTAGCGACCTTCCCCTAAAACCAGCGGGCGGATGTACAGAGCCCCCTACTGTCCAAGAGCTCCATTAGAGCcaaaaggaggaagatgaggagaagaagggaaaaagaaaaaggaaaggaggaaAAAGTTGtgaagatggaggaggagaaagaagcaaGCTCCTTTTAAGATTTAATTCTACCTCTGCCACTACCTAAAATATACTTACTTTGACGAAGGCAATCTCAATTCTAACCCCCTAAATTAGAATTAGGTTGACCATcagagatggggaagaaactcCCCCACCCATGGCTCGGTGTGCCACGTCGagtgagaaaaaaagaatgcaagCATGAACCCTTGTGTTCTTCAACTCTTTCGCGAAAAAAAAAGTGAGCCAAATCTTCTCGATATAAGCTCACCCGCTTAACAAGAATACATGGTTCCTACTCCACACGAGAACATTCCTAACAATACTGTATCTTGGGTTCTACAACTAAACAACACACACATTCTCCACGTTCCTCTCACGTCGAGCTTGCTCGGAACATTCCTGCAACCTTCCAGCCGAGCCGGACTGGAAGGAGCAGAGGCGCGCAAAAGCAACGAAAGTGTGTGCGAGTGTGACGCTCAGGGAGACGGATGCAAATACCGCAGAACGCGAGGGGTGCGTCCCCACAAAGAGGTTAACGACCGCGTCGTTATAAGTACAGCGTGGGGCTCGCCTCGGACAAACCCCCGGCCGTCTCCATCCCAGATTCCGAGAGCGCTCCACAGGCCAGGTCCCATCGCGCTGCGGCAGCCCCCGGCCCGCGCCGCCTCTCCCATCCCGCCcggtcgcctcgccgccgctgccgagatGGGGTTCGTGTCCTTCGTCGGGAGGGTGCTTTtcgtcgccgccttcctcctctccgCTTACCAGGAGTACGCGCCCCTCCCCTTTCCTTCACCTGTCTTCTCATTCTCATTGTCGTCGTGCCTGCTCGCTGTGTCGTTTCGAGTCCGGTTTCGGTAGATCTGGCGCGGCGCCCGCGAAATCCGAGTGGGAATGGGCTCTGGGAGGACCAAAGTGCGTGGATCTCGCGGTGGATAGTTTGATTTGTGGGGTCAGGGGGTGCGGATCTGCTCATGTTTATTTAACCGCTTGGTACACGAAACGTCGTAATTTTGGTCTTAGGCTTTTTTTCGATCTGCATCTGGGCAGTTGAATTTCCGCATTGATCTGGAGATTTGGAGGCAGCTGAAGTAGAACATCTTGTATGTACTTGTTTTAAGTTTCTTACTGCCACTTGCACTCTGATCTGGGGTTCGGATCTTCTACTCAGTTGGATTTGTTAGTTATATGTGCCATATAAAGTATTGCAACTGCTGCCGAATCAGCTTACATGTCATCCCACTAGTCAAAATTCAAATTAGGCCTAGTCAGCCTTCGGAGATTTAGTTTTTAAGGTTCATGCATGGATTTGAATCCGCATTGAGTTTAGCTGCTAGCTAGGAAGTAAGCGTAACATAATTCAACACCTCATCTTGGTAGTGGGATGCCAACACGCATGCAGCACAACAATTATGAATCACGGGCAATTGTCATGGAACTTCCTCAATAGGAGTGAAATACCACTAGATCAAACTGGTCCACTGCCAAATCTTTCTTGGCTAATAAAAAATACCTCTATTGGCTTACAGCAGTAACAACAGGGTTGTCAAGGTATGATGTGGGAAAGAGCAGTTTGGGTTAGGTCTCCCCCAATTGGAGGTGATAAAAGAGCTCAAGTACAATCCTTAAGTTATCACTTGCGAGTTGTTGATTTCAGTTGCTATCAACGATTATGATGCCTCCTTGGGAGATTAGAGAAGTAACAAAACCCTAGATGTTCTTTTTgctgcttctgtttgagtggaGTTTGTGAGCAGCAAAAACACACTCAGCAGACTGATCAAAATCACAAAAGCGCTGCTGTTCCGGACTATTTTCTTCccgctttcctttttttttggcatatGTGTTGTGAACTTCTATTGCAGCAGTTGCAACTAGGCgaatgccttttttttttgttgcttccGTGCTTTTTCAAGGAAGCATCATGATCATTAACTGCAACAGAAATCATTGTCTCACAATTGTATCTGTGCTTGGGCTCTTTGTCATCTGCATGTGAAGGATATAACACAAGAATGCTTCAACACTCCTGCCTAATGTGATTGTTGCCTAATCAAGTCATACTGCTACACAGTGTTGCCCACTTAAGGCTGAGTTTGACAAGTTTGGACTAGTGCCTAGTAGGAAAAAATCTTGACTAAAGAAGATCCATTTGACGGATTAGCTTGTTAGGGGAGTTCGTGAGTTGTGGCATTGTTTTTGTTCGTATTAGGATCTATATTTTGTTCACCTTTCAGTATTATTTCCAATTGAGGTGTCCATAACCAGTTCACTGGAAGCACACCTCATATGTAATATAATTATAAACTTCCTTTGGCTGTCTAATTCTAGCTCACATGCCGAAGGATTCAGGATAGCTACTGTTCTGTTACTTGACCATATGTTAGATGACTTAATAGTCTTGGTACTTCATACCTGGTTTTACCCTCATTCATTAAAGTGTACTTTTGTGGGTGCAGGTTTAATGAATTTGGAACTGATGGTGGGCCAGCGGCAAAGGCCCTTCAGCCCAAGTTCAATGTGTTCGTAAAAAATATCTCTTCGCATCTTGGAGTAGCTGTGCCTCATATTGAGGTGATAATTTATTTTCATGGCATCTTTCTTGTTGATGTTGTTGATTGTTGTTTTGTGTAGCTtacattttttcttttacctaccCAGTTGAAGCATGTTATTGCTGCTACAATCGCTCTTAAGGGCCTTGGAGGTCTCCTTTTTATCTTGAGCAGCTCTCTCGGTGCTTACCTCCTGGTATGTGCTCTTTGCTCTGTTTGCTTTGCTGTCATCTATTTCCTTTAATCTTTCACCTTTCCTTTTATATAAGTAAATAATCACATTTGCATTCATCCCTTTATCTGAGAACTTCAATGGAAATGAAGGCTCTATGTCTAGAAGCACATGACACCTTTTTCGTATTTCGTGATAAAGTAGGATGCACATGCGCACATATTCATTGCTTAAGCTGCTCATGATGAAAATATTGCTCTTTGTCTAGTGAATTTTGCTATGCAGATAGCATCTTCATGTAGtcatttgctattttatttTCAGTTGAATTTAAATGGCAACAATGTAAGTTTCAGTGTTCGAGTTGGGACTGTTCTGTGCGCATATTTgggtttctgtttttttttaaattttactTTCTAACATAATTGAACCTGGGTACCagttttaattttctttttgacTATTGAGAAACAGATAAGGATATCCTCACACGTTCATATTCTCTTTATGCTGTTGCAATCTGGATCTAAAAATCATTGTGTAATGATGCATATGGTTATGTTAATCTGGATAAAATGTTTGTTGTGTAACGACACATATGTTTAAAAATCCGAACCTACCAAGGTATGATCTTCCATGCTAAGcaacaaaattttcttttccgTTCCATATGGTCTACTTTTATGTCTTGCATATACTTTTATCTAAGTTTCGACATGGTAGATCTTGTTTCTAACTGTTTTTTTGTTGCACCCTGTGGTTCTTTATTTGAGAACCTAATTAAGAGGATATTATTGTACTCCTCCATTTTCAAATCTTTGATGTATATGACAAGCTACTTGCTAAAGAATGTATGCTCCATATTTCAGCATAAGTACACTATCTGATACTGTAGCTCTCCATTTGTTGGCCCTAGTAAATATTGATAATCAATCTTCAATCTTGACAAAAATGCACTATGATTTTTTGTATTGCTCACCTTGTGTCCGTTGCCCCATTTTTCAGCTGTTTTGCGTGATAGGGTGTTGCCTTGTGATGTACACATTGTTTGCTAAGCATCATTGCTTGTTTCTTGATGCTACTCCTGTTATTTTGCTACTATGTAATTTGTTTTGCTTTTGGGGCTTAGGTCATGCTATGGTGACATGCACTATTCTTTTTATTGTGAATTTAGACAAATCTGATCTGTTGGTTTGTCGGTGTAGCAGCCCTAGCCACTACTAATGAAGTATTTCATCTTTGCAGTTGTTGTACCTTGCCTTTGTCACCCCTATTGTGCATGACTTCTACAATTACGACATGGAGAAGGCAGAATTTGCCCAGATCTTTGGGAAGTTCACCCAGGTAATTGTTGTTTGCAATTCTGCTAAGCAATGCATAGTCTGTCAAAATATATGAATATCAAATGATACCTTGTGATTGCAGGATTTGGCACTCATTGGAGCACTTCTCTTCTTCCTGGGCATGAAGAACTCCATCCCAAAGCGGCAGGCCAAGAAGAAGGCTCCCAAGGCGAAGACGAACTAAGGCAATCTAGATAGTTGCAGCCGTAGGGGCCTCAGGCAGTGTCAGGAGACGGTCTATTTTGAAGCAAGCTGCGATGTGAGCCAATGCCGTCGTGCGGCGCTTTCATATGTATCAGATTCCATTTTGCAGGGCACGGCCCGAACGAAGGTGTGAGTGGTGGATTAGGCGACTAAATTGTACCATTATGTACTTGCGATTGGTTTGTTGGACTAGGTTGCCAATGATTAATCTTCTCCATTTGGTTTATCTTGCACTGGGCCTTGTTAGCAGTGCAGGAAATAGCTACAGATAATGGCTGGGAATTCTTTCTTACATCGTCTCTTGTCATTTTGTGAATTGTGAGTCGAGTTAGTACACCAGTGTGGCGCCGTGATTCACACTAATCCCGACTAATGCCCGCCAAGTATGTAGCATAAGGGACCAGAACTGACAGATCAAATTTTTAACGCAGGTATGCCAGGGTTCTTCGCTGTTGTCTAGCAGCTTTTAGGTTGTGTTTCATTGCATATCGGGTTGTGCCTAAAATGTGTTTGGGGGCTTTTGGGCCTAAGGATCACAGGGACCGGGAGGGGCCTCTAATGT encodes the following:
- the LOC101756627 gene encoding uncharacterized protein LOC101756627 — encoded protein: MGFVSFVGRVLFVAAFLLSAYQEFNEFGTDGGPAAKALQPKFNVFVKNISSHLGVAVPHIELKHVIAATIALKGLGGLLFILSSSLGAYLLLLYLAFVTPIVHDFYNYDMEKAEFAQIFGKFTQDLALIGALLFFLGMKNSIPKRQAKKKAPKAKTN